In Vulpes lagopus strain Blue_001 chromosome 1, ASM1834538v1, whole genome shotgun sequence, a genomic segment contains:
- the FBXO40 gene encoding F-box only protein 40, which produces MGRARRPLPGQHRHCEKCFNRHCHRPVEPDVSCLVINCHLSCGATFHMCKEAEHELLCPLEEVPCLNSEYGCPLSMSRHKLAKHLQVCPASVVCCSMEWNRWPNVDSETTLHENIMKETPSEECLDTALALQDQKVLFRSLRMVDLFPETREPTEEEPPVSGEAGWEEMGGAVGGARASLVPRAALSATGGQTAELSQEEREALARAKEGMDLARFDKWENIFSKEHAASALTGSAANCEGKSGDGPEEEQSSSDGKGAGGNTLGEKEAREEQRQQDVPAALEATGLAPWQDGVLERLKTAVDAKDYNMYLVHNGRMLIHFGQMPACTPKERDFVYGNLEAQEVKTVYTFRVPVSYCGKRARIGDAMLSCKPSEHKAVDTSDLGITVEDLPKSDLIKTTLLCALERELKGHVISESRSIDGLFMDFATQTYSFEPEQFSSGTVLADLLTTANPGGLHVELHSECVTRRHNKSSSAFTFTCNKFFRRDEFPLHFKNVHTDIQSCLNGWFQHRCPLAYLGCTFIQNHFRPPGQKAKVIYSQELKTFAIKPEVASELNERKKNSHLSGHGGKNQNSLTSLPLEVLQYIAGFLDSISLSQLSQVSVLMRNICATLLQERGMVLLQWKKKRYSHGGTSWKVHREIWQFSSLFSKIKSWEFNEVASMSEHLKACPFNVVEHKTDPILLTSMCQLQEQPRESLVTTFRARPRGRHVC; this is translated from the exons ATG GGCAGGGCGCGCAGGCCTCTGCCTGGGCAGCACAGGCACTGTGAGAAATGCTTCAACCGTCACTGCCACAGGCCTGTGGAGCCTGATGTCTCCTGTCTGGTGATAAACTGCCACCTGTCCTGTGGCGCTACCTTCCACATGTGCAAGGAGGCAGAGCATGAGCTCCTTTGCCCTCTAGAGGAGGTTCCGTGCCTCAACTCTGAGTACGGCTGCCCCCTTTCCATGTCCCGCCACAAGCTGGCCAAGCACTTGCAAGTGTGCCCTGCCAGCGTGGTGTGCTGCTCCATGGAGTGGAACCGCTGGCCAAATGTGGACTCTGAAACAACCCTTCACGAGAACATCATGAAGGAGACCCCCAGTGAGGAGTGTTTGGACACAGCTCTGGCCCTCCAGGACCAGAAGGTCCTTTTCAGATCTTTGAGAATGGTGGACCTTTTCCCAGAAACTAGAGAGCCCACTGAGGAGGAACCTCCCGTGAGCGGGGAAGCCGGCTGGGAGGAGATGGGAGGAGCGGTGGGGGGAGCCCGGGCCAGCTTGGTCCCCCGCGCAGCTCTGTCAGCCACTGGCGGACAGACAGCAGAGCTGAGTCAAGAAGAACGAGAGGCCTTGGCCAGAGCCAAAGAAGGGATGGACCTGGCCAGGTTTGACAAGTGGGAAAATATATTCAGCAAAGAACATGCAGCCTCTGCTTTAACAGGCTCAGCAGCCAACTGTGAGGGCAAGAGCGGGGATGGCCCCGAGGAGGAGCAGTCTTCCAGCGACGGTAAAGGGGCCGGAGGGAACACTCTCGGGGAGAAAGAAGCccgggaggagcagaggcagcaggACGTGCCTGCAGCCCTGGAAGCGACAGGCCTCGCCCCTTGGCAGGACGGTGTCCTGGAGAGACTGAAAACAGCTGTGGATGCAAAGGACTACAACATGTACCTGGTGCACAACGGGAGGATGCTCATCCACTTTGGTCAGATGCCCGCTTGTACGCCTAAGGAGAGAGACTTCGTTTACGGCAACCTCGAGGCTCAGGAAGTGAAGACTGTGTACACCTTCAGAGTTCCCGTGAGCTACTGTGGGAAGCGGGCTCGCATTGGAGATGCCATGTTGAGTTGTAAACCAAGTGAACACAAGGCCGTAGACACTTCGGATTTGGGGATCACAGTGGAGGACCTTCCCAAATCAGATCTCATCAAGACCACCCTCTTGTGCGCCTTAGAAAGAGAACTTAAGGGTCATGTCATCTCTGAATCCAGGAGCATTGACGGGCTGTTCATGGATTTTGCTACACAGACCTACAGTTTTGAGCCAGAACAGTTTTCCTCCGGGACGGTGCTGGCTGACCTCCTAACTACTGCCAACCCGGGGGGGCTCCATGTGGAACTCCACAGTGAGTGTGTGACCAGGAGACACAACAAGAGTAGCTCTGCCTTCACTTTCACTTGCAACAAATTCTTCAGGAGGGATGAATTCCCCCTACATTTCAAGAATGTCCACACAGACATCCAGTCATGCCTCAATGGCTGGTTCCAGCATCGATGTCCTCTCGCCTACTTGGGATGTACATTTATCCAAAACCATTTCCGTCCCCCAGGGCAAAAGGCAAAAGTGATCTATAGTCAGGAGCTCAAGACCTTTGCCATCAAGCCAGAGGTTGCTTCTGAGctgaatgagagaaagaagaacagcCATCTTTCAGGTCATGGAGGGAAAAACCAGAATTCTCTAACCAGCTTGCCCCTGGAGGTTTTGCAGTACATCGCTGGGTTCTTGGACAGCATCAGCCTGTCCCAGCTTTCCCAGGTGTCTGTGCTGATGAGAAACATCTGTGCTACTTTGCTACAAGAAAGAGGGATGGTCCTCCTGCAGtggaagaagaaaaggtattCTCATGGAGGCACCTCCTGGAAAGTCCACAGAGAG ATCTGGCAATTCAGCAGCCTCTTctccaaaatcaagagctgggagTTTAATGAAGTTGCCTCCATGTCTGAACACCTGAAGGCCTGTCCTTTCAATGTTGTAGAGCATAAGACTGACCCAATTCTTTTGACCAGCATGTGTCAGCTCCAGGAGCAGCCCCGAGAGAGCTTAGTCACCACCTTTAGAGCCAGACCACGAGGAAGACATGTCTGCTAA